Below is a window of Pseudomonadota bacterium DNA.
TCGGGGATCCCCAAAGCGCACAGACCTCGCAGCTCGACGACATCGGTTGGGTGGGCCGCTTCCTGCTTACCCTCAGACAATCGTGCGACAAGCCCGTCATCGCCGCCATCAACGGCGTGGCCGTGGGTGCAGGCCTTTCGCTCGCGATGGCAGCCGATATTCGCATCATGGCACGCGGCGCACGCCTGATGGCCGGCTACCCGCGCATCGGAGGCTCGCCGGACGGCGGGTTGACCTTCACCCTGCCCCAGGCGATTGGCTACGAACGAGCCCTGCGTTTTCTGCTGGAGAACCGCACGGTGAACGGTCCGGAGGCGCTCGAGCTCGGCCTGGTAAGCGAAATCGTCGACGATTCCGAGCTGCCCGAACGCATCGCGGAATATGCCGGTACGGTCGCCGGGCTTTCGCCGATTACGCTACGATTGACCAAGCGCGGTATCGCGCGGGCCACAGCCAGCATCGACCTCGAGGCTCAGGTCCGGTTCGAGCTCAATAACATCAAGACAGCGTTCGCGAGCCAGGATGGCCGGGAAGCGCGCCGGGCCTTTCTCGAGAAGCGGCCGCCGGTGTTCCGAGGTCGCTGAGCCGCAGCCCGAACTGCAAGAAAAAAGGGCCGAGGTTCCTTGCGCTCCGGCTGCCGCGTAGCGCAAAGAACCTCGGCCGTGGGTGGTCCCGCTTGGAAAGCCGTGGGGCTCCAGTGCGGACGGCTCGCTGGTTTGTGACCTACCTGGAGC
It encodes the following:
- a CDS encoding enoyl-CoA hydratase/isomerase family protein: MSDELIITHAEHVRTLRLNRPATRNALSAELAWGIVRAIEQAKSDDACRLVVITGTGDAFCSGLDLKQPGGVGDPQSAQTSQLDDIGWVGRFLLTLRQSCDKPVIAAINGVAVGAGLSLAMAADIRIMARGARLMAGYPRIGGSPDGGLTFTLPQAIGYERALRFLLENRTVNGPEALELGLVSEIVDDSELPERIAEYAGTVAGLSPITLRLTKRGIARATASIDLEAQVRFELNNIKTAFASQDGREARRAFLEKRPPVFRGR